From a region of the Thiomicrorhabdus sp. genome:
- the moaC gene encoding cyclic pyranopterin monophosphate synthase MoaC, whose protein sequence is MSDNVLTHLDEKGQARMVDVSAKAHTERSATATATIFMQPETLKMIVEGKHKKGDVMATARIAGIMAAKRTPDLIPMCHPLMITSVKVELTPDFEKNCVVIEATCKTVGQTGIEIEALTSASTAALTLYDMCKAVDRGMVIDQVKLLEKIGGKSGHWTRNG, encoded by the coding sequence ATGTCAGATAACGTATTAACGCACCTAGATGAAAAAGGCCAAGCACGCATGGTTGATGTAAGTGCAAAGGCACACACCGAACGATCTGCAACGGCAACCGCCACAATCTTTATGCAACCTGAAACCTTAAAAATGATTGTTGAAGGAAAGCATAAAAAAGGTGATGTGATGGCTACAGCTCGTATTGCCGGGATTATGGCGGCAAAACGTACACCTGATTTAATTCCAATGTGTCACCCGTTAATGATTACCTCGGTAAAAGTAGAATTAACACCAGATTTTGAAAAAAATTGTGTGGTGATTGAAGCGACTTGCAAAACCGTTGGGCAAACAGGTATTGAGATCGAAGCTTTAACATCGGCATCAACTGCCGCACTGACTTTATACGATATGTGTAAAGCGGTTGACCGAGGCATGGTCATTGATCAAGTGAAGCTGCTTGAGAAAATTGGCGGTAAGTCAGGGCATTGGACTAGAAACGGTTAA
- the glp gene encoding gephyrin-like molybdotransferase Glp: MKTFDEALHYLLTKAIPTEQTETISIFDALGRVLAQSIVSPVNVPPHDNSMMDGYAIHAFDLEHNNTFEVSQRIPAGTTPKPLQTGTAARIFTGAPIPEGANMVIMQEETEQVSESQIRITANKTKPNQNIRVVGEDIAQNATILKPGHKLRPQDLGLITSIGFAEVTVYKPLTIATFTTGDELLEPGQAAEPGKIYNANRYVLNGLVPQLGFKLIDLGRVEDTVDATVEAMKKAAEVADVVITTGGVSVGEEDHIKPAIEKLGSLDMWKVKMKPGKPIAYGDIQGTPFIGLPGNPVSAFATFNLFARPFLLKMQGANILKAKPIWLEADFDWLKAGFRREFARARLVNKNQISVVEIYPNQGSGVLTSTVWADGFVVIPEDTQIHKGDKVAFYPFNPVDE; the protein is encoded by the coding sequence ATGAAAACATTTGATGAAGCCTTGCACTATCTGCTTACCAAAGCGATACCAACAGAGCAAACTGAAACCATTTCTATTTTTGATGCGTTAGGTCGTGTTTTAGCTCAATCTATTGTCTCACCTGTTAATGTACCACCACATGACAACAGCATGATGGATGGTTATGCGATTCATGCGTTTGACTTAGAACACAATAATACCTTTGAAGTGAGTCAGCGTATTCCTGCGGGTACAACACCAAAGCCTTTACAAACAGGAACGGCAGCAAGAATTTTTACAGGTGCTCCTATTCCTGAAGGGGCCAATATGGTGATTATGCAAGAAGAGACTGAGCAGGTTAGTGAGTCTCAAATTCGCATAACAGCAAACAAAACTAAACCCAATCAAAATATACGAGTTGTTGGTGAAGACATTGCACAAAATGCCACGATTCTTAAACCAGGTCATAAATTACGACCACAAGATTTGGGTCTAATAACCTCAATTGGCTTTGCTGAAGTCACGGTTTATAAGCCGCTTACAATTGCTACCTTTACAACGGGTGATGAATTGCTTGAACCAGGGCAAGCCGCAGAGCCAGGTAAAATCTATAATGCTAACCGTTACGTGCTTAATGGTTTAGTGCCGCAACTTGGATTTAAACTAATTGATTTAGGGCGAGTCGAAGACACCGTTGATGCTACTGTAGAAGCGATGAAAAAAGCTGCAGAAGTAGCAGATGTTGTGATTACAACTGGCGGTGTGTCGGTAGGTGAAGAAGATCATATTAAACCTGCTATTGAAAAGCTAGGTAGCTTAGATATGTGGAAGGTGAAAATGAAACCTGGTAAACCAATCGCTTATGGTGATATTCAAGGTACCCCATTTATTGGTTTACCAGGTAATCCAGTTTCGGCGTTTGCCACCTTTAATTTGTTTGCACGTCCGTTTTTATTAAAAATGCAGGGTGCTAATATTCTTAAGGCCAAACCTATTTGGCTAGAGGCTGATTTTGATTGGTTAAAAGCCGGGTTTAGACGAGAGTTTGCTCGTGCAAGATTAGTGAATAAAAATCAGATTAGTGTTGTTGAGATCTATCCAAATCAAGGATCTGGCGTATTAACCTCAACCGTTTGGGCTGATGGTTTTGTCGTGATTCCCGAAGATACTCAAATACATAAAGGCGATAAAGTCGCGTTTTACCCTTTTAACCCAGTGGACGAATAA
- the moaE gene encoding molybdopterin synthase catalytic subunit MoaE: MSQYPFIKIQSEDFDLTTEVAALRAGHKNIGAVVSFVGTVRDINEGDEVSILELEHYPGMTEKALEKIRLEAHERWELESSLIIHRIGKMYPTDQIVLVAVSSRHRENAFYASHFIMDYLKTNAPFWKKETLPNGDERWVDARISDKDAEQRWAK; this comes from the coding sequence GTGAGCCAGTATCCATTTATTAAAATTCAATCTGAAGACTTTGATTTAACCACTGAAGTAGCTGCATTACGTGCTGGGCATAAAAATATTGGTGCGGTAGTGAGTTTTGTAGGTACGGTTAGAGATATTAATGAAGGTGATGAAGTTAGTATTCTTGAATTAGAACACTATCCAGGAATGACTGAGAAAGCTCTTGAAAAAATTCGTCTAGAAGCACATGAAAGATGGGAGCTTGAATCCAGTTTAATTATTCACCGAATTGGTAAAATGTACCCAACAGATCAAATTGTTTTGGTAGCCGTTTCAAGTCGTCACCGAGAAAATGCATTTTATGCTTCGCATTTTATTATGGATTATTTAAAAACTAATGCTCCTTTCTGGAAAAAAGAAACCCTTCCAAATGGTGATGAGCGTTGGGTTGATGCAAGAATCTCTGATAAAGATGCTGAACAACGTTGGGCTAAGTAA
- the moaD gene encoding molybdopterin converting factor subunit 1 encodes MVNVLYFASFREMLGTADEQIKADYGTVGALIEDLATRGENWQQALLNNQNLQIAVNHDVAQRDTLIKAGDEVAFFPPVTGG; translated from the coding sequence ATGGTAAATGTATTATATTTTGCAAGTTTTAGAGAAATGCTTGGTACAGCAGATGAACAAATTAAAGCCGACTACGGAACAGTGGGGGCATTAATTGAAGACTTAGCAACACGTGGTGAAAATTGGCAACAAGCGTTATTAAATAACCAAAACTTACAGATTGCCGTTAATCATGACGTGGCTCAAAGAGACACTTTAATCAAAGCGGGTGATGAAGTTGCATTTTTCCCTCCAGTAACCGGTGGTTAA
- the moaA gene encoding GTP 3',8-cyclase MoaA: MRKELIDPFNRKIEYVRVSVTDKCNYRCGYCMPEQGVHPDGTHTEYLSYDELARIIKAFVNLGVAKVRLTGGEPLVRKNLSSLVEQISQYEGLEDIALSTNAHHLGREAEALTKAGITRCNISIDSLKEERFNKITRGGDLVKVLAGVDKALEVGMKPVKFNMVVMKGTNDDEIEAMVDYGLEKGVEVRFIETMPIGPAGVSMMDQHYPADKILARIKKHVGTDLIPSSGKSHDGPSRNFLIAGTNTKIGVISAVSQHFCETCNRVRLTAKGVLALCLGQEDSVDLRTPLRNGVTDEELEQIITDAMLKKPEKHFFNENVHNIEFRQMVQLGG, translated from the coding sequence ATGCGTAAAGAATTAATAGATCCATTTAACAGAAAGATTGAGTATGTTCGTGTATCGGTAACCGATAAATGTAATTACCGTTGTGGTTATTGCATGCCTGAACAAGGTGTACATCCGGACGGTACTCATACTGAATATCTTTCCTATGATGAGTTGGCTCGTATTATTAAAGCTTTTGTTAATCTCGGGGTTGCTAAGGTGCGTCTAACTGGTGGCGAGCCGCTTGTAAGAAAAAATCTTTCAAGTTTGGTAGAGCAAATTAGTCAATACGAAGGGCTTGAAGATATTGCCTTATCAACGAATGCTCATCATTTAGGCCGAGAAGCTGAAGCGTTAACTAAAGCCGGTATTACTCGTTGTAATATCTCTATTGATTCACTTAAGGAAGAGCGATTTAATAAAATTACTCGTGGTGGTGATCTGGTTAAAGTATTGGCAGGTGTTGATAAGGCTTTAGAAGTTGGTATGAAACCGGTTAAATTCAATATGGTCGTTATGAAAGGTACTAATGACGACGAAATTGAAGCTATGGTGGATTACGGCTTAGAAAAAGGTGTGGAAGTACGTTTTATAGAAACGATGCCTATTGGCCCAGCAGGCGTTAGCATGATGGATCAACACTATCCGGCAGATAAAATATTAGCCAGAATTAAAAAACATGTTGGTACTGACTTAATTCCATCTTCTGGTAAAAGCCACGATGGCCCTTCACGTAATTTTTTAATTGCTGGAACAAATACTAAGATTGGCGTTATTTCAGCTGTTTCTCAACATTTTTGTGAAACCTGTAATCGTGTACGATTAACGGCTAAAGGCGTTTTGGCTCTATGCTTAGGTCAAGAAGATTCGGTAGATTTAAGAACGCCATTACGTAATGGCGTTACTGATGAAGAATTAGAACAAATCATTACTGATGCGATGTTAAAGAAACCAGAAAAACACTTCTTTAATGAAAACGTTCACAATATAGAATTTAGACAAATGGTTCAACTTGGTGGATAG
- a CDS encoding cytochrome c yields the protein MFSTKKTLVVATVTALFSGSVFAMSGNSDSNSASGEKIDGKYAANYKQIIKDADGKYLDSKVIEAILGKDAAYGREGLEGKLDPANPYSFEVDDSIDGGNHGNAQCKVPDAFVDVHQAADKHFYSDSKFVAKGFGTPIAEAALAKWNISVDGDGNGLPDPKVGMTVEEGGKVYVQFCAMCHGEFGEGAKGYLPLAVDENLVTSDFSDPAPQKTVGNYWPYATTLFDYIRRTMPFWTPNAPFIGDAGYMGMVGYILQSNYVPMDAEGTQLEDDTFFNSEVLMKMNKFMKNQGNFFCDHRPVIHNARCMTNCPDIEVGNGKGDIHKYRQARKLPDGTPQYNVPQRLHEDPPGVGHAGM from the coding sequence ATGTTCAGTACTAAAAAAACGTTGGTTGTAGCTACTGTTACAGCATTATTCTCAGGTTCTGTTTTTGCTATGTCTGGAAACTCAGACAGCAACTCAGCATCGGGTGAAAAAATTGATGGCAAATATGCCGCAAACTACAAGCAAATTATCAAAGATGCTGACGGTAAATATTTAGATTCTAAAGTTATCGAAGCCATTCTTGGTAAAGATGCAGCTTATGGTCGTGAAGGTTTGGAAGGAAAATTAGATCCTGCTAACCCATATTCTTTCGAAGTTGATGACAGCATCGATGGTGGTAATCACGGTAACGCTCAGTGTAAAGTACCTGATGCTTTCGTTGACGTTCACCAAGCTGCTGACAAGCATTTCTACAGCGATTCAAAATTCGTTGCTAAAGGATTTGGTACACCAATCGCTGAAGCTGCTTTAGCTAAATGGAATATCTCTGTTGATGGTGATGGTAATGGTCTTCCTGATCCTAAAGTTGGTATGACTGTAGAAGAAGGTGGAAAGGTTTACGTTCAGTTCTGTGCTATGTGTCACGGTGAATTTGGTGAAGGTGCTAAAGGTTATCTTCCTCTTGCTGTTGATGAAAACTTAGTAACATCTGACTTCAGTGATCCAGCTCCTCAGAAAACTGTAGGTAACTACTGGCCTTACGCTACGACATTGTTTGATTACATCCGTCGTACAATGCCTTTCTGGACTCCAAACGCTCCGTTCATCGGTGATGCTGGATACATGGGTATGGTTGGTTACATCCTTCAGTCTAACTATGTTCCAATGGATGCAGAAGGTACTCAGTTAGAAGATGATACTTTCTTCAACTCTGAAGTTCTTATGAAAATGAATAAATTCATGAAGAACCAAGGTAACTTCTTCTGTGACCACCGTCCAGTTATCCATAACGCACGTTGCATGACTAACTGTCCTGACATCGAAGTTGGTAACGGTAAAGGTGATATCCATAAATATCGTCAAGCACGTAAACTACCTGACGGAACTCCTCAGTACAACGTTCCACAACGTTTACATGAAGATCCACCAGGGGTAGGTCACGCTGGAATGTAA
- the soxC gene encoding sulfite dehydrogenase — protein sequence MTDQIVEKVAVQTEDSRNQGRRAFLKGSAAVAGGVMFTKAASAAEGAGYDAKKAVAPYAGKEEITTVLQDGAARKSLGFGVRKYPYGMPSPFEKEVQRRTLEWLTPDSMASITMTPIQSLNGIITPNGLHFERYHGGVPTIDPEKHRLVIHGLVERPLIFTMEDLKRFPSVSRIHFIECPANGALEWKGVQLNSVQWTHGMMSCVEYTGVRLSDLLKEAGIKPEGKWIIPEGADASGMSRSIPLDMAMDDCYVAYAQNGEALRREQGYPIRLVVPGCEANMWVKYLRRVQVHDVPLQHREETSKYTELMPDGTAQRFSWYMEANSVITYPSPDFKMQGPGKYYVRGLAWSGRGKVAHVDISVDGGKNWKEAHFTSPVLDKAWTRFEFEWDWDGSEAFLMSRVTDETGYVQPPMPQMRNLEGTNNVYHRTAMVTWRVHAWEDGKSGGMVENVQY from the coding sequence ATGACAGATCAAATCGTAGAAAAGGTTGCAGTTCAGACTGAAGACAGTCGCAACCAAGGTCGTCGTGCCTTTTTAAAAGGTAGTGCGGCTGTAGCTGGTGGAGTGATGTTCACTAAAGCAGCTAGTGCAGCAGAAGGTGCTGGTTATGATGCTAAGAAAGCAGTAGCCCCTTATGCTGGTAAAGAAGAAATTACAACAGTATTACAAGACGGAGCGGCTCGTAAGTCTCTTGGTTTTGGTGTTCGTAAGTACCCATATGGTATGCCTTCACCTTTTGAAAAAGAAGTTCAACGTCGTACTTTAGAATGGTTAACACCAGATTCTATGGCTTCGATTACTATGACTCCTATTCAAAGCCTAAACGGTATCATTACTCCTAACGGTCTTCACTTTGAACGTTACCACGGTGGTGTACCAACAATTGATCCTGAAAAACATCGTTTAGTTATTCACGGTTTAGTTGAGCGCCCATTAATCTTCACTATGGAAGATCTTAAGCGTTTCCCATCAGTATCACGTATTCACTTCATCGAATGTCCTGCTAACGGAGCGTTAGAGTGGAAGGGTGTTCAGTTGAACTCTGTACAGTGGACTCACGGAATGATGTCTTGTGTTGAATACACTGGTGTACGTCTATCTGATCTATTAAAAGAAGCTGGTATTAAGCCTGAAGGTAAGTGGATTATTCCTGAAGGTGCGGATGCTTCTGGTATGTCTCGCTCTATTCCTTTAGATATGGCTATGGATGACTGTTATGTAGCTTATGCACAAAACGGTGAAGCTCTACGTCGTGAGCAAGGTTACCCAATCCGTTTAGTTGTACCTGGTTGTGAAGCTAACATGTGGGTTAAATACCTACGTCGTGTACAAGTTCATGATGTTCCTTTACAGCACCGTGAAGAAACTTCTAAGTATACTGAACTTATGCCTGATGGAACTGCTCAGCGTTTCTCATGGTATATGGAAGCTAACTCAGTTATTACTTACCCATCACCAGACTTTAAAATGCAAGGCCCAGGTAAATACTATGTTCGTGGTTTAGCATGGTCAGGTCGTGGTAAGGTTGCTCATGTTGATATCTCTGTTGACGGTGGTAAAAACTGGAAAGAAGCACATTTCACTTCTCCTGTTCTTGATAAAGCTTGGACTCGTTTTGAGTTTGAATGGGATTGGGATGGTTCAGAAGCATTCCTAATGAGCCGTGTTACAGATGAAACAGGTTATGTACAACCTCCTATGCCGCAAATGCGTAACTTAGAAGGTACTAACAATGTTTATCACCGTACAGCTATGGTTACATGGCGTGTACACGCATGGGAAGATGGTAAAAGCGGAGGCATGGTAGAAAATGTTCAGTACTAA
- the hemB gene encoding porphobilinogen synthase, translating into MIDRQFPITRMRRMRKDEFSRRLMRENVLTTNDLILPMFVIEGHNSREPVKSMPGVERLSIDLLVAEAKEIHALGIPMIALFPVTPVEVKSLTAEEAYNPEGLAQRAVRAVKAACPELGIMTDVALDPFTTHGQDGIIDEDGYVLNDDTIDALMQQALSHAEAGADVIGPSDMMDGRIIEIRELLEEHGHINTRIMAYSAKYASSYYGPFRDAVGSAGNLGKGNKNTYQMDPANRNEALHEVSLDLNEGADMVMIKPGIPYLDIVRDIKNEFKAPTYVYHVSGEYAMLKAASQNGWIDEKSVVLETLLSCKRAGADGILTYYAKLAAIWLKEAQQGN; encoded by the coding sequence ATGATTGATCGCCAATTTCCCATTACTCGAATGCGTCGCATGCGTAAGGATGAGTTTTCTCGTCGCTTAATGCGTGAAAACGTGCTGACAACCAATGACCTAATATTGCCTATGTTCGTGATTGAAGGCCACAATAGCCGCGAACCCGTAAAATCTATGCCAGGAGTTGAGCGATTGAGTATAGACCTTTTAGTTGCAGAAGCCAAAGAGATTCACGCATTAGGTATTCCAATGATTGCACTTTTTCCAGTTACGCCGGTAGAAGTTAAATCATTAACGGCAGAAGAAGCATACAATCCAGAAGGTTTAGCACAAAGAGCAGTAAGAGCCGTTAAAGCGGCTTGTCCTGAGTTAGGAATAATGACGGATGTAGCTTTAGATCCATTTACCACCCATGGTCAAGACGGCATTATTGATGAAGATGGCTATGTATTAAATGACGATACAATTGATGCCTTAATGCAACAGGCGTTGTCTCATGCAGAAGCGGGAGCCGATGTTATTGGACCTTCAGACATGATGGATGGACGCATTATTGAAATTAGAGAACTGCTTGAGGAACACGGACATATTAACACCCGTATTATGGCTTACTCAGCAAAATATGCCTCATCTTATTATGGTCCATTCCGCGATGCAGTAGGTTCAGCTGGTAATTTAGGTAAAGGCAATAAAAACACATACCAAATGGACCCAGCTAATAGAAACGAAGCTCTTCACGAAGTCTCTTTAGATTTAAATGAAGGTGCTGACATGGTGATGATTAAGCCTGGTATTCCGTATTTAGATATAGTGCGTGATATTAAAAATGAATTTAAAGCCCCAACTTATGTGTATCACGTTAGTGGTGAATATGCGATGTTAAAAGCGGCCTCTCAAAATGGCTGGATTGATGAAAAATCAGTGGTTCTTGAAACATTATTAAGCTGTAAACGTGCAGGAGCTGACGGCATTTTAACCTACTACGCAAAATTGGCAGCCATTTGGTTAAAAGAAGCTCAACAAGGTAACTAA
- the aroE gene encoding shikimate dehydrogenase, producing MTDKYAVVGNPIAHSKSPLIHRLFAEQTEQDLVYEAILIDSEETTFEWAIADLKNRGYKGINITVPFKLDAFEYADQLSQRAQTAHAVNTFDFKSDGLTLGDNTDGIGLVNDIEINGLCSFKDKKVLILGAGGAVQGILEPLLAKSPGLVHIANRTAKRAQVLAERFNSSVPITASGWEEIPETPFDIIINGTSASLEGKLPPISNKVIGADSLVYDMMYGAKPTVFMDWAQHAQPSCKTMDGLGMLVGQAAEAFYIWRGVRPETASVIKEVRETIS from the coding sequence ATGACAGATAAATATGCCGTTGTTGGTAATCCCATTGCTCATTCAAAATCACCGCTGATTCACCGTTTGTTTGCAGAACAAACTGAGCAAGATTTAGTTTATGAAGCGATTTTGATTGATTCAGAAGAGACGACATTTGAATGGGCGATTGCTGACTTAAAAAACCGTGGTTATAAAGGCATTAACATTACCGTACCGTTTAAACTCGATGCATTTGAATATGCTGACCAGCTCTCACAAAGAGCTCAAACTGCACATGCGGTGAATACGTTTGATTTTAAATCAGACGGTTTAACCTTAGGTGACAACACTGACGGTATTGGCTTAGTGAATGACATTGAAATAAACGGCCTGTGCTCTTTTAAAGACAAAAAAGTATTAATATTAGGTGCTGGCGGTGCGGTACAAGGTATTTTAGAACCTCTTTTAGCAAAATCTCCAGGCCTGGTACACATTGCCAACCGCACAGCCAAACGAGCACAAGTATTAGCTGAGCGCTTCAATAGCTCTGTGCCTATTACTGCCAGTGGCTGGGAAGAGATTCCTGAAACACCATTTGATATTATCATTAATGGTACGTCCGCCAGTTTAGAGGGCAAACTACCGCCTATATCCAACAAGGTAATTGGAGCTGATAGTTTGGTTTATGACATGATGTACGGTGCTAAACCCACTGTATTTATGGATTGGGCTCAGCACGCTCAACCTAGCTGTAAAACCATGGATGGTTTAGGCATGTTAGTAGGTCAAGCTGCAGAAGCGTTTTATATTTGGCGAGGTGTTAGGCCAGAAACCGCTTCAGTCATTAAAGAAGTAAGAGAAACCATCTCTTAA
- a CDS encoding DUF4010 domain-containing protein, whose protein sequence is MIALQHELWAQLVLILLFSFLTGSELRGYQHKFHAATQELFLGTVRTMTLTGLMASVFFLVNEWLYLLGFASLSVLFALLYWQRLKVQNSSLLTFLVWALTYSYAPLVMTQPLWLASGVFVVIVLLLNSKQVLNDLAEKVSNDELNTLAKLVLLSVVILPLLPQDNINLWIPVSPFKIWLAVVVVSSVSYLGYVSQKFFVKDQGLMVTGILGGIYSSTATTVVLAKKSNEYPRLSYKMTAAIISATGLMYIRLWVIAALFMWSVALELLPVLLGLSVAAFVLSFIYIQVENRNGEHKNIDSSSVQNPLELKVAFIFAGLFVLMAVVTQFVMNSYGDTGVRYLSALVGFTDIDPFVLSILNGSYEAQNNVIAGAILIAAGSNNLLKATYALALAEPKSGRFSAFWLAVLGVISIAIGWQL, encoded by the coding sequence ATGATTGCATTGCAACATGAGCTTTGGGCTCAATTGGTACTGATTTTACTGTTCAGTTTTTTAACCGGTTCTGAGTTAAGGGGTTATCAGCATAAGTTTCATGCGGCCACTCAAGAACTGTTTTTGGGCACAGTAAGAACAATGACCCTAACAGGATTAATGGCAAGTGTATTCTTTTTAGTAAACGAATGGCTTTACTTGCTTGGGTTTGCCTCTTTATCAGTGCTTTTTGCTCTGTTGTATTGGCAACGTCTAAAAGTTCAAAACAGTAGCCTGCTTACATTTTTGGTGTGGGCGTTAACCTATAGTTATGCTCCTTTAGTTATGACTCAACCATTATGGTTGGCTTCTGGAGTTTTTGTGGTGATAGTTTTATTGCTTAATTCTAAACAAGTGTTAAACGATCTGGCTGAAAAGGTCTCTAATGATGAGCTAAATACGCTCGCTAAACTTGTACTTTTAAGCGTGGTTATTTTGCCGCTGTTACCACAAGACAATATTAATCTATGGATTCCTGTTTCACCGTTTAAGATTTGGTTGGCGGTGGTGGTGGTTTCGTCTGTTTCTTATTTAGGTTATGTTTCACAAAAGTTCTTTGTAAAAGACCAAGGATTAATGGTAACGGGTATTTTAGGAGGGATTTATTCTTCTACTGCTACCACGGTTGTTTTGGCTAAAAAATCAAATGAATATCCTCGCCTAAGTTACAAAATGACCGCTGCAATTATCTCTGCAACCGGTCTTATGTACATTAGGCTGTGGGTTATAGCTGCTTTATTTATGTGGAGTGTCGCACTTGAACTTTTACCTGTTTTATTAGGGTTAAGTGTAGCGGCGTTTGTACTGTCGTTTATTTATATTCAAGTCGAAAATCGTAATGGTGAACATAAGAATATTGATAGCAGTAGTGTTCAAAATCCGTTAGAGCTTAAGGTCGCCTTTATTTTTGCCGGTCTGTTTGTTCTTATGGCGGTGGTCACACAATTTGTTATGAATAGTTATGGCGATACCGGGGTGCGGTACCTTTCTGCTTTAGTTGGGTTTACCGACATTGATCCTTTTGTACTTTCAATATTAAACGGTAGCTATGAAGCTCAAAATAATGTGATTGCGGGGGCGATTTTAATTGCAGCAGGTTCAAATAACCTACTTAAAGCTACCTATGCTTTGGCGTTGGCTGAGCCAAAATCTGGGCGTTTTTCTGCTTTTTGGTTGGCGGTACTTGGTGTGATTAGTATTGCGATTGGTTGGCAGTTGTAA
- a CDS encoding gamma carbonic anhydrase family protein, with product MAIRKYKSFIPQVASTAWVDDSAVVIGKTVLGEDVGIWPNATLRGDVNDIVIGDRSNIQDGAVVHTTHESDRSKGSKCIVGKDVTVGHNAILHGCILEDECLIGMGAVVLDNAVVQKHVLVGANSLVPPGKVLESGYLYVGSPVKQARPLTEKEIAFFKYSAQHYVKLKNDYQAAE from the coding sequence ATGGCAATTAGAAAATATAAGTCATTTATTCCGCAAGTGGCATCAACTGCTTGGGTGGATGATAGTGCCGTAGTTATTGGCAAAACCGTATTAGGTGAAGATGTGGGTATATGGCCTAATGCCACTTTGCGTGGTGATGTGAATGATATTGTTATTGGAGATCGTTCTAATATTCAAGATGGTGCTGTGGTGCATACCACTCATGAAAGTGATCGGTCTAAAGGATCCAAATGTATTGTGGGTAAAGATGTGACCGTTGGTCATAATGCGATATTACATGGCTGTATTCTTGAAGACGAGTGTTTAATAGGTATGGGAGCGGTTGTTTTAGATAATGCCGTAGTTCAAAAGCATGTGTTGGTTGGGGCAAATAGTTTAGTACCACCAGGTAAGGTTTTAGAGAGTGGTTATTTGTATGTAGGCTCTCCGGTTAAACAAGCACGTCCATTAACTGAAAAAGAGATTGCTTTTTTTAAGTACTCAGCCCAACACTATGTAAAGCTTAAAAATGACTATCAGGCAGCAGAGTAG
- a CDS encoding PilZ domain-containing protein, with protein sequence MKTPEHSLLQPKKQSQEFIDRRREERLPAHLPSILIQKGHTIYTTIINLSSTGIGFLSAVPLNTNEQVEINFERKSMNTMTPVSLKVNVQSCQEVDFEYYIGGSIYKQSLEYTKFFETIKHPNQ encoded by the coding sequence ATGAAAACGCCAGAACATAGTTTGTTACAGCCAAAAAAACAGAGCCAAGAGTTCATCGATCGACGCAGAGAAGAAAGGTTGCCCGCTCACTTACCTTCTATTCTGATTCAGAAAGGTCACACCATTTACACCACAATCATCAATCTATCATCTACAGGTATTGGTTTTTTATCGGCTGTTCCTCTGAATACTAATGAGCAAGTAGAGATCAATTTTGAACGTAAATCAATGAACACCATGACCCCTGTAAGCCTAAAGGTAAATGTCCAGTCTTGCCAAGAGGTTGATTTTGAATATTACATTGGGGGTAGTATTTACAAGCAATCACTTGAATATACAAAGTTTTTTGAAACCATTAAACATCCAAATCAATAA